In Bombyx mori chromosome 11, ASM3026992v2, one genomic interval encodes:
- the LOC101739236 gene encoding putative sodium-coupled neutral amino acid transporter 10, translating into MGVAGQSITLANSIIGVGILAMPYCFQQCGILLATLILLTMGLVSRLCCYFLLKSALLARRRNFEFLAFHVFGPAGKMAVEIGIIGFLMGTCIAYFVVVGDLGPQIISKMLNVNQSDILRTSIMVVVSLVCVLPLGLLRNVDSLSNVSAATICFYLCLVVKVITEATSQLFEEELQNRMELWKPSGVLQCVPIFSMALFCQTQLFEIFESLPTLSLEKMNLVTKNAINICTGVYFTLGLFGYIAFCSQDISGNILMSLSPTMASDVIKLGFVMSLAFSFPLIIFPCRASLYSFLYKKVHSSHHDHMINHSIPQTTFRCITVGIIGVALVVGLLVPNIELVLGLAGSTIGVLVCVVFPAACFVNVTFKNTNERILAKGIIVLGLIIMVLGTYANLQAAEGKHERYDEKYITQEKIDKMVEDFFQKREKLEKIIPAAEGEILPDDAQKIIESNIIRESEVQPPNPVPPDSSKEKIPDIALIENKKVQEAVSDVIKVNGDKEPELHPKDVKSKLNEVKAVIDGNVMKEEIVKKIEEPKQMNENEDRLRILKQQKLIETIKKHGEEQKELVQEQKEIIDELLKNKKEEKENSNDGIKLSEVKGIADVPPGRPAGIPETHAALQNAEESPNEAKQQIDQRAAEAIKVIEEVIKPEQPKNIRNVADNVNSEHIQQNAQNANPSNNPNADIGKLKEISRIPEPIVNELNNFNRPLPVNVRSAVKQESPPQVGQGDVNKETQKQNLDDTEIKKLQEASVQKNIRTLNSDSPDVPQSYKQGMDNKNVMQNVPLALAMNDKQLKNEINNGVPKKNVEKLSNDIVDQQNPNLVPMRQKRQTIDCSNKATLRVEDRRICENLIGYPNSNDVILPEVDLNDAFVKRIPIDENVLRVGRSLKIYDERTKEMKER; encoded by the exons ATGGGAGTCGCTGGACAATCTATAACGCTGGCAAATAGCATTATAGGCGTTGGCATATTAGCCATGCCGTATTGCTTTCAACAA tgtGGTATATTGCTGGCAACATTAATCTTGCTAACCATGGGCTTAGTTTCGAGACTTTGCTGCTATTTCCTTTTGAAATCTGCTTTGTTGGCCCGAAGGAGAAACTTTGAATTTTTAG CGTTTCACGTATTCGGACCGGCTGGGAAGATGGCCGTTGAAATCGGTATTATCGGATTTCTGATGGGAACGTGCATAGCTTACTTCGTGGTAGTCGGAGATTTAGGGCCGCAGATAATTTCAAAAATGTTGAACGTTAACCAAAGCGATATATTGAG GACATCGATAATGGTTGTGGTGTCGCTAGTGTGCGTGCTGCCACTCGGCTTGCTCCGTAACGTCGACAGTCTCAGTAACGTGAGCGCAGCCACCATATGCTTCTATCTCTGTCTCGTCGTGAAG GTGATAACGGAAGCGACGTCACAGTTGTTCGAAGAGGAATTACAGAATCGTATGGAGCTGTGGAAGCCGTCCGGGGTGCTTCAGTGCGTCCCGATATTCTCGATGGCGCTGTTTTGTCAAAC CCAGCTATTCGAAATATTCGAGTCGCTGCCGACCCTGTCCTTAGAGAAGATGAATTTGGTTACAAAGAATGCGATAAACATTTGTACAGGAGTCTATTTCACTCTAGGTCTGTTCGGATACATTGCGTTCTGCTCACAGGATATATCCG GTAACATCTTGATGAGCCTAAGTCCGACGATGGCGAGTGACGTCATCAAGCTCGGGTTCGTGATGTCGCTCGCGTTCAGTTTCCCGCTGATCATATTCCCGTGTCGGGCGAGCCTCTATTCGTTCCTGTACAAAaag GTCCACTCGTCCCACCACGACCACATGATCAACCATTCGATCCCGCAGACCACGTTCCGATGCATAACGGTGGGCATTATAGGCGTGGCTCTGGTCGTGGGTCTGCTGGTCCCCAACATCGAGCTGGTGTTGGGGCTGGCGGGCTCCACCATCGGCGTGCTGGTCTGCGTGGTATTCCCGGCCGCTTGCTTCGTCAACGTCACCTTCAAGAATACGAACGAGAGGATCCTGGCCAAG GGCATTATCGTCCTTGGATTAATTATAATGGTACTCGGGACATACGCTAACTTGCAAGCCGCTGAAGGCAAACACGAGAGATACGACGAGAAATACATCACACAAGAAAAGATTGATAAAATGGTTGAGGACTTCTTCCAGAAGAGAGAGAAATTGGAGA aAATAATCCCAGCCGCCGAGGGTGAGATTCTTCCAGATGACGCACAAAAAATAATCGAAAGTAACATAATAAGGGAATCGGAGGTTCAACCCCCTAATCCTGTACCTCCAGACTCATCCAAAGAAAAAATCCCAGATATAGCtttaattgaaaacaaaaaagtcCAAGAAGCTGTGTCCGATGTGATCAAAGTGAACGGCGATAAAGAACCGGAACTACATCCCAAAGACGTAAAATCCAAACTAAACGAAGTCAAAGCCGTGATCGACGGTAATGTTATGAAAGAAGAAATAGTTAAGAAAATAGAAGAACCTAAACAGATGAACGAAAACGAAGATAGATTGCGCATACTGAAACAACAGAAACTTATCGAAACAATCAAGAAGCACggcgaagaacaaaaagaaCTAGTTCAGGAGCAAAAGGAAATTATAGATGAGTTACTGAAGAACAAGAAGGAAGAGAAAGAAAACAGCAATGATGGTATAAAGTTGTCGGAAGTGAAAGGGATAGCGGATGTACCTCCAGGACGTCCGGCTGGTATCCCCGAGACGCACGCCGCTCTACAGAACGCTGAGGAGTCGCCAAACGAAGCTAAACAACAAATAGACCAAAGAGCAGCTGAAGCCATTAAAGTTATCGAGGAAGTTATTAAACCAGAGCAACCAAAGAACATACGAAATGTAGCCGACAATGTTAACTCTGAACATATACAACAAAATGCACAAAACGCTAATCCTTCTAACAATCCCAACGCAGATATCGGAAAGTTAAAAGAAATCTCCCGGATTCCGGAACCGATTGTCAATGAATTGAACAACTTCAACAGACCGTTGCCCGTTAACGTTCGATCCGCAGTTAAACAAGAATCACCACCGCAAGTCGGTCAAGGCGACGTCAACAAAGAAACACAGAAACAAAACTTAGATGATaccgaaataaaaaaactcCAAGAAGCTAGTGttcaaaaaaatatacgaaCACTAAACTCGGATTCACCAGATGTGCCTCAGTCGTACAAACAAGGAATGGATAATAAAAACGTAATGCAAAACGTACCATTGGCTCTAGCGATGAACGACAAACAGTTAAAGAATGAAATCAACAATGGCGTACCAAAGAAAAATGTAGAGAAACTCAGTAATGATATCGTTGACCAACAAAACCCGAATCTCGTTCCGATGCGACAGAAGAGGCAAACTATAGACTGTTCGAATAAAGCCACTTTGCGAGTGGAGGACAGAAGGATATGTGAAAATTTAATTGGATATCCAAATAGCAACGACGTAATTTTACCCGAAGTCGATTTGAACGACGCCTTCGTTAAACGTATACCTATCGACGAAAACGTTTTACGCGTCGGTAGGTCCTTGAAAATATACGACGAGAGAACGAAGGAGATGAAAGAGAGATAG